Proteins encoded by one window of Nasonia vitripennis strain AsymCx chromosome 5, Nvit_psr_1.1, whole genome shotgun sequence:
- the LOC100122340 gene encoding loricrin — protein sequence MNPLIACLIVGMAGLALAEPPSGYNYNRPSFGGSSGGGGYSGGGGYSGGGGFGGGGGYTQVSSGGYQSSEGANVDPQLLEQLKAIIIKEEASSGASSGGYSSGGGYPSGGGYPSGGPSSSYGAPSSSYGPPSSSYGAPSFGGGRVVGIDFEGIRQGIEVAQLHQVSQGSGGGYPSGPSGGGYPSGPSGSYGAPSRPSGSYGAPF from the exons ATGAATCCTCTGATCGCG TGTTTGATCGTCGGTATGGCAGGGCTTGCCCTGGCCGAGCCTCCATCCGGCTACAACTACAACAGACCGAGCTTCGGCGGTAGCAGCGGCGGTGGTGGCTACTCCGGCGGTGGCGGCTACTCCGGCGGCGGTGGattcggcggcggcggtggctaCACCCAGGTCTCCTCCGGAGGCTACCAGTCCAGCGAGGGCGCCAACGTCGACCCCCAGCTCCTCGAGCAGCTGAAGGCCATCATCATCAAGGAGGAGGCCAGCAGCGGCGCCAGCAGCGGCGGCTACAGCAGCGGCGGTGGATATCCCAGCGGCGGTGGATACCCCAGTGGCGGACCTAGCTCGAGCTACGGTGCTCCTAGCTCCAGCTACGGACCCCCCAGCTCCAGCTACGGTGCCCCGAGCTTCGGAGGTGGCCGCGTCGTCGGAATCGACTTCGAGGGAATCCGCCAGGGTATTGAAGTCGCCCAGCTCCACCAAGTCAGCCAGGGATCCGGCGGTGGCTACCCCAGCGGACCCAGCGGCGGTGGATACCCCAGCGGACCCAGCGGCAGCTACGGCGCCCCCAGCAGGCCCAGCGGCAGCTACGGTGCCCCCTTCTAA